The Sebastes fasciatus isolate fSebFas1 chromosome 4, fSebFas1.pri, whole genome shotgun sequence genome window below encodes:
- the lrrn3a gene encoding leucine-rich repeat neuronal protein 3, with protein MKETAVVACLLAELSLAAFVLASEGAAHCPALCRCEIRPWFSPSSIYTEAATVDCNDLGLSMLPERLPSETQVLLLQTNNIVNVEKTLDYLANITEIDLSQNNISSVSDVCLGSLPRLLTLHMEENWIQVLSDSCLTSLPNLQEFYINHNLISSITPGAFKGLSRLLRLHLNSNRLTSVNSKWFQHLPNLEILMLGENPIIELSDMNFKPLANLRSLVLAKMNLTEVPDNALVGLENLESVSFFDNLLTRVPRAALTRVQNLKFLDLNKNPIERIQRGDFMDMMHLKELGINSMPELISIDSFALNNLPELTKIEATNNPRLSYIHPRAFHKLPRLETLMLNSNALSALHRSTVESLPNLREVSLHSNPIRCDCVIRWVNMNKTTVRFMEPDSLLCAEPPEYQGQHVRLVHFREMTEICLPLISPRSLPERVEVSKGMSVSLHCRAFGEPEPEIFWVTPSGDRVLPGSVSDKYYMHPEGTFDLYDATEQEAGSYTCIAHNLVGADLKSVMVAVDGYITQLSNQPLHVYITSVQSHSVRISWESTGGLVSQLNWSILADSSSRLMPFTARLPADVKEYHIKQLKPSTCYQVCVEVTAAQPGYSRDCVNVTTKDAAAPRGKTENWDSLVMATCAVFFIVVAVACSVIYTSLYSQVFYQKLIADPAETLLIPSTHTSSSSSSFLEFGVSGIKVRATVIDLPDDSI; from the coding sequence ATGAAGGAGACAGCAGTTGTGGCTTGTTTGCTGGCTGAGCTGTCTCTGGCTGCCTTTGTTCTGGCCTCTGAGGGGGCCGCTCATTGCCCTGCATTGTGTCGATGTGAGATACGACCCTGGTTCTCACCCAGCTCTATTTACACCGAGGCTGCCACTGTGGACTGTAATGACTTGGGCCTCTCGATGCTACCGGAGAGACTCCCCTCAGAAACACAGGTACTGCTGCTGCAGACAAACAACATCGTTAATGTGGAGAAAACTTTGGATTACCTGGCCAACATCACTGAAATCGACTTGTCTCAAAACAACATTTCCTCGGTGAGCGATGTTTGTCTGGGGTCTCTCCCCCGGCTGCTGACACTCCACATGGAGGAGAACTGGATTCAGGTGCTATCTGACAGCTGCCTCACCTCCTTGCCCAACCTCCAGGAGTTCTACATTAACCACAACCTAATTTCCTCCATTACCCCGGGAGCCTTCAAGGGCCTGAGCAGGCTGCTGAGGCTCCATCTCAATTCCAATCGACTGACAAGCGTCAACAGCAAGTGGTTCCAGCATCTGCCCAACCTGGAGATATTGATGCTGGGAGAAAACCCCATCATTGAGCTGTCGGACATGAACTTTAAACCCCTGGCGAACCTCCGAAGCCTCGTGCTTGccaagatgaatttgactgaagTGCCGGACAACGCTCTGGTTGGCCTTGAGAATTTGGAGAGCGTCTCATTTTTTGACAACTTGCTAACTCGAGTCCCCCGTGCGGCACTGACGAGAGTCCAGAACCTGAAGTTTCTGGATTTGAATAAGAACCCCATTGAGAGGATCCAGAGAGGAGACTTCATGGACATGATGCATCTCAAGGAGCTCGGCATCAACAGCATGCCTGAGCTCATATCCATCGACAGCTTTGCCCTGAACAACCTGCCAGAGCTGACAAAAATCGAGGCCACCAACAACCCCAGGCTGTCCTACATCCACCCCAGGGCCTTCCACAAGCTGCCCAGGCTGGAGACGCTGATGCTGAACAGCAACGCTCTGAGCGCGCTCCACCGCAGCACCGTGGAGTCACTGCCCAACCTGCGAGAGGTCAGTCTGCACAGCAACCCCATCCGCTGCGACTGCGTCATCCGCTGGGTCAACATGAACAAGACCACTGTTCGGTTCATGGAGCCCGACTCCCTGCTCTGTGCGGAGCCTCCAGAGTACCAAGGCCAACACGTCCGACTGGTGCACTTCAGGGAGATGACAGAGATCTGCCTTCCTCTGATCTCACCTAGGAGCCTCCCGGAACGGGTCGAAGTCAGTAAAGGGATGTCTGTGTCGCTGCACTGCCGGGCGTTCGGAGAACCAGAGCCTGAGATCTTCTGGGTGACGCCATCAGGTGACCGGGTCCTACCTGGGAGTGTGTCAGATAAGTACTACATGCACCCTGAGGGAACCTTTGACCTCTACGATGCCACGGAGCAGGAAGCAGGCTCGTACACCTGCATCGCCCACAATCTAGTCGGGGCAGACCTCAAGTCTGTGATGGTTGCGGTGGACGGATACATTACCCAGCTTTCAAATCAACCTTTACATGTGTATATCACATCTGTCCAGTCTCATTCTGTAAGGATTTCCTGGGAGAGCACAGGGGGTTTGGTATCACAACTAAATTGGTCCATTTTAGCCGACAGCAGCAGCCGCTTGATGCCATTCACAGCCAGACTTCCTGCTGATGTCAAAGAGTACCACATCAAACAGCTGAAGCCGTCCACTTGCTACCAGGTTTGTGTTGAGGTCACAGCAGCACAGCCTGGATACAGCAGGGACTGTGTCAACGTGACCACAAAGGACGCAGCGGCACCGCGGGGGAAAACTGAGAACTGGGACAGTCTGGTGATGGCTACTTGTGCTGTGTTTTTTATCGTGGTTGCCGTGGCGTGCTCTGTCATCTATACGTCTCTGTACAGCCAGGTGTTTTACCAGAAACTGATAGCAGACCCGGCTGAAACACTGCTGATTCCCAGCACTcatacctcctcctcctcttcttctttcctgGAATTTGGTGTCTCTGGGATCAAGGTGAGGGCCACGGTAATAGACTTACCGGATGACTCCATATAA